A single window of Nicotiana tomentosiformis chromosome 1, ASM39032v3, whole genome shotgun sequence DNA harbors:
- the LOC104093924 gene encoding pentatricopeptide repeat-containing protein At2g01390-like: MFATLAANRFFKKLQPFLCFSVSSRSWFSRSISNHVHSFTQSKQRRSVGQGNRPVSKSTRSIQKQEVDLPKVFMRDTITRISHILRFSTWDSAQEQLMELSIKWDSYTVNQVLKTHPPMEKAWMFFNWTSKLKGFKHDHFTYTTMLDIFGEAGRISSMNYIFKQMQDKGIKIDAVTYTSLLHWLSNHGDIDGSIKLWQEMKDKGCVPNVVSYTAYMKVLFDHNRVQEGAKIYKEMLQSGCSPNCHTYTVLMEHLAGSGKFDRVLEIFSKMQDAGVQPDKAACNILVEKCCKAGETQAMMKILHYMKEKFLVLRYSVYKEALHTLKIAGVSDRLLRDVNRHLSLEKFNHDQIDRSDGTTESTCLTLDDKMILYLLNKQSLLAVDYLLDSLMSKRLKLDSGIVSTIVEVNCNCGRVNGAFLAFEFSVKLGITIERIMYLTLVGELIRTSSLSRVVDIVEAVVGAGLSLGSELTALLIHRLGCTREPTSAEKLFSILPDQQKSTAVYTALINSYFTCGNAEKGLEVFETMRKQGINVALSTYCVLLNGLERNGLFDKVQSYRKEKMRFKSESCSREMSMEERVCDLLFAGNLVG; this comes from the exons ATGTTTGCTACTCTTGCTGCCAATCGGTTCTTCAAAAAGCTCCAGCCTTTTCTGTGCTTCTCTGTCAGTAGCCGTTCTTGGTTTAGCAGAAGTATTAGTAACCATGTACATTCCTTCACGCAATCCAAACAGAGGAGGTCTGTCGGACAAGGTAATCGACCTGTGAGCAAGTCTACCAGATCTATTCAGAAACAAGAAGTAGATCTCCCTAAAGTTTTCATGAGGGATACAATTACAAGAATATCACATATACTGAGATTTTCAACTTGGGATTCTGCTCAAGAGCAGTTGATGGAGCTTTCCATAAAATGGGATTCCTACACAGTTAATCAAGTTCTCAAGACTCATCCCCCTATGGAGAAAGCCTGGATGTTTTTTAATTGGACCTCTAAGTTGAAAGGGTTTAAGCATGACCACTTTACCTACACGACTATGTTGGATATTTTTGGGGAAGCTGGGAGGATTTCATCCATGAACTATATTTTTAAGCAGATGCAAgacaaaggaatcaagatagATGCAGTGACCTATACATCCCTTCTTCACTGGCTTTCCAACCATGGGGACATTGATGGGTCGATTAAATTGTGGCAGGAGATGAAAGATAAAggatgtgttcctaatgttgttTCCTACACTGCATACATGAAAGTTTTATTTGATCACAATCGAGTTCAGGAAGGAGCCAAGATATACAAGGAGATGCTTCAATCTGGTTGTTCTCCCAACTGTCACACATACACTGTCCTCATGGAGCATCTTGCTGGTTCTG GAAAATTTGATAGAGTTCTCGAGATTTTCAGTAAAATGCAAGATGCAGGGGTTCAACCAGATAAAGCTGCATGCAACATTTTAGTGGAAAAATGCTGCAAAGCTGGGGAAACGCAAGCAATGATGAAAATTCTTCACTACATGAAGGAGAAGTTTCTTGTTCTGCGTTATTCTGTCTATAAAGAGGCTCTTCACACGTTGAAGATAGCTGGGGTGAGTGATCGGCTACTCAGGGATGTCAACCGTCATCTGTCCTTAGAAAAGTTCAACCATGATCAGATTGACAGATCAGATGGAACCACTGAAAGTACTTGTCTCACTTTGGATGATAAgatgattttgtacttgttgaATAAGCAAAGTCTTCTTGCTGTTGATTACTTACTAGATAGCTTGATGAGTAAGCGTCTCAAATTGGATTCTGGAATAGTGTCAACTATAGTTGAGGTAAACTGTAACTGTGGTAGAGTAAATGGTGCTTTTTTGGCCTTCGAGTTCAGTGTGAAATTGGGCATAACCATTGAAAGAATTATGTATCTCACCTTGGTTGGCGAACTTATTAGAACAAGTTCGCTTTCAAGGGTTGTTGACATTGTTGAAGCAGTGGTCGGGGCAGGACTATCATTAGGGTCAGAACTAACTGCTCTTCTGATACATCGGCTTGGCTGCACTAGAGAGCCGACTTCTGCGGAAAAGTTATTTAGCATCTTACCTGATCAGCAGAAGAGCACTGCTGTATATACTGCTTTAATAAACAGCTACTTTACTTGTGGGAATGCGGAGAAAGGACTTGAAGTATTTGAGACCATGAGAAAGCAAGGGATAAATGTGGCATTAAGTACTTACTGTGTCCTACTGAATGGTCTTGAAAGAAATGGCTTATTTGATAAAGTACAATCTTATAGGAAAGAAAAGATGAGATTTAAATCTGAAAGCTGCAGTCGAGAAATGTCTATGGAAGAAAGGGTGTGTGATCTTCTTTTTGCTGGAAACTTAGTCGGTTGa